ATTGCGCAAGAAAATGGGTGCAGCCGGACGGCAAAGAGTGCTGGAAAATTTTAATACCCCGCTGGTTTTGCAAAAACTGATCGAGGTTATCGAAGAGTAAAGCGCATTGTAACTCCCTGATGTCAATTTCATTCTATATTATATGATACTTGCGCGATTAATGTCGGCTGTGTTCATATGCGATATCAATCAGAAATCAGGACAGGAAACGGGAGAGAAAAGTGACGGATTTAAAAAGCGAACTCTTAGCCAATGCCCAGCAATGGGGAGCGGACCTGATCAAAATTGCGGATACAACCCGCATGGCTGGTATGGAAACCCGCCCCGATGACCTGCTGACCAACTTCCCACGGGCTATCTCAATTGCAGTTCAGCTTGCTGACGGAATCATGGAAACAATCGATGACCGCCCCACTGAAATATATTCCCAACACTACCAGCGCGTTAACGCCCTGCTCGACAACATTGCCTGCCGGGTGACAAGTTTTATCCAGAATAACGGTGGCAAAACACTACCCATCCCGGCCAGCCAGATTCTCTGTGAAGAACGATTTGTTTCCTATATTTCACACAAAGCAGTCGCCATTAACGCCGGACTCGGCTGGCAAGGCAAATCATTATTGCTGGTTACCCCGCAGTACGGACCACGCATTCGGCTGGTAACAATCCTCACCGACCTCGATATCCCAGCAGATGAACCAATCAAAAACCGTTGCGGCAAATGCACAAAATGCACTGACGCCTGCCCTTCCGGGGCCATAAAAAACGTGAATACCGAGCTGCATTATGCTTCACGAAACGAAGCAGTAGATTTAGCAGCATGTGTTGATCATCTGAATAAAGTGTCGGGATTTGGGAATTTGATGCCTTATATTTGCGGGGTTTGTGTGGCTAGTTGTCCTTGGGGGAAGAAGAAACGGCAGCCCCGCGTAGTGAGCTAATAATAATTTTATGCTTTTAATGATCAAGCCACATAGGTCCTCTCTTGACTAAACCTATATTCAAACCTATATTTAATTATGACCACAGTTAAATGGCTCCCGAAGGCACTAAAGCAGCTACGGAAAATTCACACTGAAGATCAAAAACGCATACTTAAAAAGTTTGATGAACTTGAGGAGTTCCCTGATTGCTCTAATGTGAAGTCATTGACCAATCGGGAAGATTATAGATTCAGAGTAGGCAGATGTAGAATTTTATTCTCAGTTGAATCTGGGGAACCAGTTGTAATCTATATCGAAGAGGTGAAAAAAAGAGATGAAAGAACGTATTGATTACGACATTTTGAAAGACAGTTTAGGGCAGCCTTACTGTGTTGTCATGCCTTATGACAGCTTTCTTGAACTTAACAAGAAGGCAGACTCGGATAGCTCTATTTCAATTCCTCATGAAGTAGTTAAACTCCACGTACTTGAAAACAAGCCTCTTGTCCGGGCCTGGCGTGAACACCTTGGCAAAACTCAGACAGAAGTAGCTGAATCCATGGGCATAAAACAGGCCAGCTTTTCCCAAATGGAAAACAACCCTAAATCATTACGTCCCAGCACCCTGAAACGTATTGCTGACGCCATGGGCATTGAATGGGAACAACTTTCCGAAGACTAAAAAACGGCAGCCCCACCTAGGAGCTGCCGTTTAAACAAAATCTATCAAACCAAATCCAATCAACCGCCCTACTGACCAAACTCCTCAATAAAACGCTTGATCTCAGTACGGGCGCGTTCCACATAACCGGGAAATACCGCTTTGCAGATATCGGTCATTTCCATGGACCAGTCAGTGTAGTTCTCAGGCTCCATGCCGAGGACACGCATTTCAGGACGCTTGCCCACTGCTCCGGCCATATTCAGTGAATCGACCAGATCAATGTCATGCAGGGACAGACGCTGCTTTTCGTTGTTCATAATATCTTTTTCTTCAAGATAATAAACGGTGCCGCCATCCTTCCCGCCATGAACGATGTCCAGCACCAGAAGGCCGTCGTAGCCTTCCAGAATGTGAAAAATATCGTGGGTGAATGTGCCGCCGTCCACGAGGTGAACGTATTCCGGCCATTCTTCCTTTTTCAGCTCTTCTACAGCATGCACCCCGACGCCCTCATCGCCGAGGAGGATGTTACCAATCCCAAGTACCAGCAGTTTTTTCATTTTATATCCTTTGAAAGGGAAACTCCCGGACACAGGAACCCTGCATCCGGGAGCTTATATTCAGTGAAACGTCGTTACGTTAGCAACCTTCGCCTACGTGAACAACATGCTCTTCACCGGTCTCTGCGTGCAGCACGTGCACGGCACAACCCAGTCACGGGTCAAAGGATCGAATGATCCTTGAGATGTCTACGGGGTTCTTCGGATCAGGAACGGGAGTACCTACGAGGGCTTCCTCGATGGTACCGCGATGACCTTTGTCATCACGCGGGGTGCTGTTCCAGAGGGTCGCTGGGATCATCTGGTAGTTAGCAGTTACTGAATCCTTGATGTTGATGTAGTGCAGCAGGGAACCACGGGGTGCTTCGGTAAGACCGAGACCTTCTGCGGACTCAGGAATTTCAGTCTTGACGTAGGTTTCTTCGCCGGGCTGAACTTCTTTGAGCCATGCATCCTGGATTGCGTTTGCAACCATGTAAGCTTCTTCTGCGCGTGCAACGTGGCGGCCCATGAGGGAGAATGCCATGTCTTCGCCCAGATCGCGGAACATCTTGGCTTCGATGCCGAAGAGATCCTTGAGCTGTTTTTTACCCATGGGGCTGAGCTCGGGGTTATGAACCCACATACGTGCAAGGGGACCAACTTCAACAGCTTTGCCGTTGTAGCGGGATGCCTTACAGAAGCTGTAAGCGTCCTTCTTGTGAACATCCGGGATGGTTTTACCTTCGCTGGGATGCAGATCGGAACACTCATCAGTGTACCATGCGTACTTGGTGTATTCTTTGATGAGCTTCTGGTCGAAGGGCTGATCCTTACCATCGATGTATACACCGGGCTTGAGCAGCATTTCGGACTCAGCATCATCCATGGGGAATACGCCGTAAGCCATAGCATTTTTGTATCCGCCACCGATCTTGAACAGATCTTTGTAGACGGAACCGATAAGGTAAACGGTGGGTACGTAGGTTTCTTCAATGAACTTCTGAACCTGCTTGAAGCGGCTTGCGTATTCAGCGAGCTTTTCCTTGGTCGGAATTTCAGTTGCACCACCAACGACCTGACCGGAAACGTGAGGCATTTTACCACCGAACAGTGCTACCATTTCGTGGCAGATACGGCGGATTTCAAGAGCCTTAACGTACTGGTCAACAGCTACCTTGTTGGTTTTTTCATCCAGACGCAGGTCGGGATGTTCGAAGCGGGGGACAAAGGGAGCTTTGCCGGGTCCGCGTACGAAGTCCAGAGCTGCGAGATGATAGAAGTGCAGAATGTGAGACTGCAGGTAGTTAGCACCGAAGATGAGGTTTTTGGTAACGCGACCATTGGTAGTCAGCTTTACGCCAAAAGCGTCATCAAGAGCGCGGGTGGAAGCAGTGGAGTGAGCAGTGGGGCAAACACCGCACAGACGCTGGGTCAGCTGTGCTGCATCGCGGGGATCACGTCCTACAAGGATGTTCTCGAAACCGCGATACATGCCGCCGGAGAGCCATGCATCAGTTACTTTACCGTCTTTAACTACGACCTCAGCCTTGAGGTGACCTTCGATTCGGGTTACCGGATCAATGGCAATCTTAATTTTCCCGTCTTTACCGGCGGGTGCATGAGATTTTGAAGACATAAGGATTTATTCTCCTTTTCCGGTTAACCGGCTTCGTAGAAGGGGGACATTTCATCCGGGAATCCCGGTTCTACACAGCCAATACATACTGAGTTTTCAACACACCAGTTAACGCCGCCGTTCCACTTGCGTTTGAAGCAATCGGAGTTGGCATTGGGGCCTTTACAGCCCAGCTCGTAACGGCATTTAACGGGATCGGTGAAAGTTTCAGAATATTCATCGTTGTCGAACGCCTCAAGATAGGGGCAGTTGTCGTGGATGTTCTCACCGAAGAAAGGTGTGGGGCGGCCGTTTTCGTCAAGAATCTTGACAACTTCAGCCAGACCGCCATCAAGGCCTTTTTCTTCAATGGCATTGATTGCGACAACGAGGGTGCCGACCATCCAGTCAGGATGGGGGGGACAACCCGGAATGTTAACAACGGGAGTCTTCACGCCGTTTTCTGCGAGGAAATTGGTTACAGACATGGAGCCGGTAAGGTTTCCTTCAGCAGCGGGGATACCGCCGTATGCTGCACAGGTACCAACGTTAACAACCACGGCTGCATTCTTGGCCATTTCAAGAGTGGCCTCAGTCATGGTGTATTCTTTGTGGTCTGCGCCTGCACCTACGATACAGTAGTGGCCGTTCTCAGCTGTGGGAACGGAACCTTCAACAATAACGATGTACTTGCCCTTATTCTTTTCAGCCTGACTCATCATGAAATCCCAGGCTTCGTGGCCTTCGGAACCCATGATGGTCGGATGATAATCAAGGTTGATTACATCAAGAAGAACCTCTGCGATAGAGGGATGCACTGAGTTCAGAATGGATACCGAACAACCGGTGCAGCCCTGTCCCTGCAGCCAGAAAACATTCGGTACAAACTTCTTCAGCGCATGCACAACACTGGGGTTGAACATCTGGGAAATCCCAAATCCAGCCACAGTTCCTGTGCACATTTTCACGAAATCTCGCCTGGTCAAACTCATCCCTACCTCCTTGGTGGTTGCCGGCGTTGTAAGGCACTGTCCTTACAAGATAAAAAAAACCGCCACGGCGACGATATTTTTCAATTCCAAATACACACTCCAGCTTTTTTCGTCAACAATATCTGATAGAAAATTGATACATGTATCAGTTTTGTCAATATGACTCATAGACAGTTACTTTTTTAACAATGTTGTGTGTTGAACACTTCAGCTGTTTATGGTTATCTTCTGCTGCAGCAAATAAAGATGCACAATTTTAACAATTCACATAAAAAAACTTAAGGATATGTAATGGCTAAGAAAAAAAGTCGTCTCGGACAAATCGTCCTGCTGATCATACTTGTCGCTGTGATCGGAACCGGGGGCTACCTGCTCTACAAAGACACCACCGCTCCTCAGGCAGCCCTGACACCGGATAAAGGTTTTATAACTTATGAAACACCGATCAATATAAATATCAGCGACCCCCAGTCCGGGCTTAAGGCTGTGAAAATTGTTCTTTCGCAGGGTGAAAAAAAACTCACCCTTACCGAAAAAAATCTTCCGAAAGGCAGCTTTGATTACAATGAAGATATTCTGATCAAGAAAAAACAGATCAAAGAAGGACCGTTTGAGATTGCCGTATGGGCCGTAGATACATCTCTAGCCGGATTCGGCAGCGGTAATGCGGTTATCGCACGCGGCAACTACACCCTTGATACCATCGCTCCCAAAATCACTGTGCAGACAACCACCCACAACCTTAATCAGGGCGGTTGCGGTCTGCTTATTTACAACCTCAGCGAAAAACCGGCCAAAACAGGTGTACAGGTCAACGAAGACTTTTTCCCGGGACACAAGCAGCCGGACGGCAGCTACGCCTGCCTCTTCGCCATGCCCTACTACACTGAGAAAAAAGACTTTAATCCGGTGCTAATCGCTCAAGACGAAGCCGGAAACACCCGCAAGGGCTCATTCTGGTACCATGCCAACGGTAAAAAATACCGTCATGACCGCATCAACATCTCGGACCGTTTCCTGAACACCAAGATGCCTCAGTTTGAAGGCGATTTCCCCGGCCTGCCCAGTCAGGTTCAGCTGTTCCTTAAGGTCAACCGCGAGCTGCGTAAGAAAAACCGCGCCGAACTACACCGTGTTGCGCAGGAGACTTCGCCGACCTTTCTCTTTGAAGGCAAATTCCAGAGACTGCCCAACGCCGCCACCCGTGCCGGATTCGGTGACAAGCGCAGCTACTACTACGCAGGCAAAGTCATCGACAAGC
This Desulfovibrio sp. JC010 DNA region includes the following protein-coding sequences:
- a CDS encoding 4Fe-4S double cluster binding domain-containing protein — its product is MTDLKSELLANAQQWGADLIKIADTTRMAGMETRPDDLLTNFPRAISIAVQLADGIMETIDDRPTEIYSQHYQRVNALLDNIACRVTSFIQNNGGKTLPIPASQILCEERFVSYISHKAVAINAGLGWQGKSLLLVTPQYGPRIRLVTILTDLDIPADEPIKNRCGKCTKCTDACPSGAIKNVNTELHYASRNEAVDLAACVDHLNKVSGFGNLMPYICGVCVASCPWGKKKRQPRVVS
- a CDS encoding type II toxin-antitoxin system RelE/ParE family toxin, with protein sequence MTTVKWLPKALKQLRKIHTEDQKRILKKFDELEEFPDCSNVKSLTNREDYRFRVGRCRILFSVESGEPVVIYIEEVKKRDERTY
- a CDS encoding helix-turn-helix domain-containing protein, giving the protein MKERIDYDILKDSLGQPYCVVMPYDSFLELNKKADSDSSISIPHEVVKLHVLENKPLVRAWREHLGKTQTEVAESMGIKQASFSQMENNPKSLRPSTLKRIADAMGIEWEQLSED
- the hysD gene encoding NiFeSe hydrogenase maturation protease produces the protein MKKLLVLGIGNILLGDEGVGVHAVEELKKEEWPEYVHLVDGGTFTHDIFHILEGYDGLLVLDIVHGGKDGGTVYYLEEKDIMNNEKQRLSLHDIDLVDSLNMAGAVGKRPEMRVLGMEPENYTDWSMEMTDICKAVFPGYVERARTEIKRFIEEFGQ
- the hysA gene encoding NiFeSe hydrogenase large subunit HysA — translated: MSSKSHAPAGKDGKIKIAIDPVTRIEGHLKAEVVVKDGKVTDAWLSGGMYRGFENILVGRDPRDAAQLTQRLCGVCPTAHSTASTRALDDAFGVKLTTNGRVTKNLIFGANYLQSHILHFYHLAALDFVRGPGKAPFVPRFEHPDLRLDEKTNKVAVDQYVKALEIRRICHEMVALFGGKMPHVSGQVVGGATEIPTKEKLAEYASRFKQVQKFIEETYVPTVYLIGSVYKDLFKIGGGYKNAMAYGVFPMDDAESEMLLKPGVYIDGKDQPFDQKLIKEYTKYAWYTDECSDLHPSEGKTIPDVHKKDAYSFCKASRYNGKAVEVGPLARMWVHNPELSPMGKKQLKDLFGIEAKMFRDLGEDMAFSLMGRHVARAEEAYMVANAIQDAWLKEVQPGEETYVKTEIPESAEGLGLTEAPRGSLLHYINIKDSVTANYQMIPATLWNSTPRDDKGHRGTIEEALVGTPVPDPKNPVDISRIIRSFDPULGCAVHVLHAETGEEHVVHVGEGC
- the hysB gene encoding NiFeSe hydrogenase small subunit, coding for MSLTRRDFVKMCTGTVAGFGISQMFNPSVVHALKKFVPNVFWLQGQGCTGCSVSILNSVHPSIAEVLLDVINLDYHPTIMGSEGHEAWDFMMSQAEKNKGKYIVIVEGSVPTAENGHYCIVGAGADHKEYTMTEATLEMAKNAAVVVNVGTCAAYGGIPAAEGNLTGSMSVTNFLAENGVKTPVVNIPGCPPHPDWMVGTLVVAINAIEEKGLDGGLAEVVKILDENGRPTPFFGENIHDNCPYLEAFDNDEYSETFTDPVKCRYELGCKGPNANSDCFKRKWNGGVNWCVENSVCIGCVEPGFPDEMSPFYEAG
- a CDS encoding M23 family metallopeptidase; the encoded protein is MAKKKSRLGQIVLLIILVAVIGTGGYLLYKDTTAPQAALTPDKGFITYETPININISDPQSGLKAVKIVLSQGEKKLTLTEKNLPKGSFDYNEDILIKKKQIKEGPFEIAVWAVDTSLAGFGSGNAVIARGNYTLDTIAPKITVQTTTHNLNQGGCGLLIYNLSEKPAKTGVQVNEDFFPGHKQPDGSYACLFAMPYYTEKKDFNPVLIAQDEAGNTRKGSFWYHANGKKYRHDRINISDRFLNTKMPQFEGDFPGLPSQVQLFLKVNRELRKKNRAELHRVAQETSPTFLFEGKFQRLPNAATRAGFGDKRSYYYAGKVIDKQTHLGIDLASTRQAPIPAANNGRVVLAASDFGIYGNAVIIDHGLGLQTLYSHLSMINVEPGDMVAKGQVIGKTGATGMAGGDHLHYGVICAGIPVNPIEWWDSRWIKNNISSKLK